The sequence CATCCTGTTCCTTGACGTACAAATGCCAGGCAAGTCGGGTTTTGAGCTGCTAAAAGAGCTGGAGCCCATGCCCCCCTACCTGATTTTTACCACGGCCTATGATGCACATGCCCTGCGGGCCTTCGAGGTAAATGCGCTGGACTACCTGCTGAAGCCGATAGCGCCAGACCAGCTGGCCAGGGCCCTGCAGCGCCTGGGCAAAACGGCAGACGAAGAGGCCCCCGACGGCCTGCCCGAGAAGCAACTGCGCGAAGACGACCAGGTGTTTCTGAAAGACGGAGACCGCTGCTGGTTTGTAAAACTAAAAGACATCCGCCTGTTTGAGAGCGTAGGAAACTACAGCAAGGTCTTCTTTGAAGACCAGCACCCGCTGATCCTGCGCTCGCTGAATGCGCTGGAGAAGCGGCTGGATGCGCACCTGTTTTTTCGCGCCAACCGCAAGCAGCTGGTAAACCTGCAGCACATACACAAGGTAGAGCCCTGGTTTAGCGGGGGCCTGCTCCTCACCCTGTCAGACAATAGCCAGATAGAGGTAAGCCGCCGCCAGAGTGGCAAGATGAAGGAACGCCTGAGCCTGTAGGCCTGGCCGGTGCCGCCCCCCAGCCGGCAAGGCGGAGATATGGCTACATTGCGCTAATTTGCAAGATGATTGCCGCCTGGTCTCCCCAGCAGATAGCCCGGCTGCCGGGCATCCGGCTGCTACAGGGTCCCGGGCAGCTGCCCATCTGGCACTACGCCTACGACAGCCGGAAACTACCCGCCCGGCCTGGGCATACGCTCTTCCTGGCCCTAGCGGGCCCCAGCCGAGACGGCCATGCCTATGTACAGGCCGCCTATGCTGCAGGTGTGCGCATGTTCTGGCTTAGCCATCCGGTAGCCCTGCCGCCAGATGCCAGTGTGCTACAGTCGGCCAGTGTGCTACAGGGGCTGCAGCTGCTGGCGGCACACCACCGCGCCCAGTTTCGCATACCGGTCATCGGCATTACCGGCAGCAACGGAAAAACCATTGTGAAAGAATGGCTGGGTAGCCTGCTGGCTGGCTGGCAGCTGGCCAAAAGCCCCCGCAGCTACAACAGCCAGCTGGGTGTGGCCC is a genomic window of Bacteroidota bacterium containing:
- a CDS encoding LytTR family DNA-binding domain-containing protein, coding for MKWTAVIVDDERLARQELKRLLAEQPIPVQVLGEAAHAEEALQVLRESEPDILFLDVQMPGKSGFELLKELEPMPPYLIFTTAYDAHALRAFEVNALDYLLKPIAPDQLARALQRLGKTADEEAPDGLPEKQLREDDQVFLKDGDRCWFVKLKDIRLFESVGNYSKVFFEDQHPLILRSLNALEKRLDAHLFFRANRKQLVNLQHIHKVEPWFSGGLLLTLSDNSQIEVSRRQSGKMKERLSL